ttttgttttttatttcccagaaaatattttttgacaaaGATGATTCACCAACATATTTCATACAAGAAGTGAATTGAGGCTTCTCTTGTTATATGTCAAAGAGAGGCCACAAAACACTCAAAATAAGTTCTAGAGACTTATATCCCCTACACTTATGTGAATATACATAtccaaatgaaattaaaatatacaacaaACAATCTGAAcataaattaatcaacaaatGAACCTGAGCCTTTAATTTTTCTGATTCTTAAGTAACCACTAATTCAGTATAGCAATGACTCAAAGAAGATGTCATCCCCTGGTTCATCCTTGGCCCTCGACATCAAATTGTCTGACGCTTGTGTCTCATTTACGGAATTTCCGAACCTCGAAAATCCAAAACCTCCGGGAGCTTGCAACATTTCAAGGGTGAAGTGTGGTTGGACTTCCGATGATGGTTGCCTTAAATTGCTAAGGGGGTTGTTGATGGAGTTATTAGAATGATGGTTCGCAGCTTGAACCCTTATCGGCATGGCCGCAATTTTGTTACCGTTGTCGGGCAATGACGGCCGCCTGCTGCTGCTGCGAGCGGCTGGAACATCGTGGTTGTGCTTCCCTACATAGGCTGTGATCACTGCTCTAAGATCATGAGATGCTCTCTCAACATGCTTTCTCACTGGACATCCTGGATGTGTACATTTGTAGTAGTTCCTGAAAGTTAGATAGTTTATTAGGCAACAATAAATTACTTAAGccataaaaaaacattttgttaaataatggaattgatattaattttaccTTGGATTTGGATTTCCTTTAACAACTTTCTGTCCATATTTCCTCCATCTATATCCATCGTCAAGAATATCAATGTCACTCGTTGTTTGGACCACACATCTAGGCTCTCTCACCGTTCTACTTCCAGGAGCTGAAATGCCTTCATTTTCAATCTCAGTTTTGCTGAATTTAATCaatgaaattaagatttaataagCACATCAAATAACACTAATCTCAAATAAGTTCACCACATGATTAATTAATTCTCAAATTACCATCTTTTGGCCTCAAGTTCATATTCCTCAAACTCATCTCCTTCTGGTTTACTCTTCTGCGACCCTCGATCAAAATCTTCATCGCCGACAGTTATCGAAGAATTCTCCGGGGTTGCAGAAGAGTCCATTTTTCCACTGCCATGTGTGGCAAATGACGGATCCGGGGCATCACCAGGAGGTTGAACTGCGTTAGAACTAAacgatgaagatgatgatcGCCTTGTGGATTGAGGCTTCGGATGATTGTGACCACCCCTATAAACAGTCTCAATTATTTGTCCATCTAAAGATCTTTCAACCTTCTTCTTTGTGGGACAATTGGGATAAGTGCACTTGTAATAACTTCTTGGATTTTCACTTCCCTTCACTTGTTTTTGCCCATATTTCCTCCAATTGTATCCATCATCAGATTTTCTACTCTCCCTCTGCTGACGATAGTTTCCGTATTCTGATTGGAACCCATTGTTGCTTTGATTGCTGTTGGTTTGAAGAGATCCAATCTCAGGGTCATGGTAGCTCCGTTGTTGTTTTGGTGGTGGTGCCTGTGAAAAAGAGCAAATTTAAGACCAAAAAAtacacaccaaaaaaaaaaaaaaagccagagaaaattcaatttatgtTACATACAGTTGTAACAGTGATGGCAGAAGATTGAAACATGGTTGAGTTGGGTTTGAATGATTGGGTCTGGAAAGAGAAATCAGGGAAGTTTTTGTCTTCCTGTTTGACACCTTGCTGATTGTTTCCAGAATTTGTCTTCCAATTGAAGGCTTGAGATGGAAATGATCCTGTTGTTGGAGATGGCAAAACCTGTATACATAAACCAAAATATGCCATTGAAGTTAACAAATCATCACAAGCTTCAATCAGACATACCCAAAATAATGAATAAGTAACCCACAAAACAGAATCTTATAATCAAAGTATACATATGTTCATGAAGTCAATCAAGTCTTCACCTATTTCAAagataacccaaaaaaaaaaaggttcatttcttataaaattacataaactCAAAAGCCAAACACAACTaaaacatattcatatataaaattgttcgaaaaataatatataattctagCGGAGAAAGAATTGGACTTGGGTTAAGATAAAAGGAAATTTTAAACATTACGTTTGAGAAAAACTGACAGGAAAACGAGTCATTCTCAAAAAACTAAAACAGAaagaaataatacaaataaataaataaaagaggaTAGCTCATGAGATTAGTAATATTACGAGTAAAATTATCTCCTGCCGTAAAAATTTCAACTTACGTTAGCTGTGTTTGACAAGACGGGGGAGTCCAAGAGCTCAGCAAGGCTGACGCCGGCAGGaatggagaagaaagaagagggAGAAAAAATGGAAGGTGGGGAGATTGGGAGAGAAGGTGGCTGAATAGACTTGAATTTAGGGACACCAGAGCCATTTCTATCCGATAAGCCACCAGTGCAACTAAGTTCATCATAGTTATCATGATCGGGAGATTTTGGAGAGGCGAGAAGATCAGTGAAATAAGTGGTGGACATGAAGGGATGTTCGGAGAGAGTGAAGTTGGAAGAATTGGCAATAGTATCTAAGCTTCCAGAAGCAGACGCCATGAAAGGAGTTTTTTTCTCTGAAGGCGCTGAGTTGAGTTTTGGGTTGCGTTCAaattaaaatgaagaagatggtTACGTAATGAAGcagatataaatttatttagtgaattatttaaataatagaaatgAGATTTAGGAGGGGTCGGTCGGGGAGGCTAATGAAGTTTGACCGTTGAAAAATGGGGGGTTAATGGACATTTTGAGTCAAAATCGTGGGTTTGACTAAGTGGCGGCTGACTCACCTCTCAATCAAAAACTCAGATATCTTTTTGTTGGCACACGTAATATACTTTATTAGCGGAGAGCTCCCCTTTTGCACCTCCTAGAATTTGGACGGCTATTgaaattctttaaaatattttaatttttatttaattttgttgaaaattaaaatatgatttacataatatttaaaataaaaaattacaaaaaacaaaatttaattatttataaataaaattatacatccaaaaaatgttttgaaattctCATGTAAAATTGAAGTTGTTTTTACAATTCAGTTTATacttttgtgatttttttcccAGTGGATATGGAAAGTGGCAGAGCATCTGGAAGAGTAAGATGGAGGAGGAGACCGAAGAAGTAAAAACGTGTGAATTATGACTAGGGGTTGTTTCTTGAAGTGTACGCCGTCCCACCTATTTTTggaaatattaagattttttttcagaGCGGGACCCATGATTTCCATGCTAacccattttatattttttttttcacagcGATTaccaaaaactataaaataaaaaccaacattatattattaattttcagaTGTTCCATCATTgaacaattattaaattttggaCAAAACCTCTTccgaattaaaaaaaaaaaaagaatttcgatatttaaattagatgttgttgatttatttgatgGTATATGGTGGCGACATGTAATTCACTTGTCTTACTCTCTAGAACCAGTAATTTTCAACATAGTCCATCAAGCTGATACAACAAGAAAAAATGAGCTTGACTTGAGCTTTTTGGATGAAGAAATCCCGTTcgaattgtttttaaattaatctaaaattgaaTTGGGTTTTATTTGGttgattaatatttatcattaagtCTAACTCATATAGAATCATAAGTTGATCCAACATTTTAAAATCTAACTCTCTAATCCTTAAttgggtttttgttttatttggatgttgaaaaatatttttatttgagtgaatttttaatagatttgtttgtttgattgaatatttgattGAGGTTGTCGATAGTAACAagaaattattatgatattgttcATGGTGACAACAATGATAATAATGGTATTGACTAtagtagtttttttaatttagaagaGTTTCTTTAAACCTTGAAAAATGTAAAGAGAATAGTTGCAaagaaatgtttaaaatatgagaaaaatttattttggttttatttcaacaaaaatttggaCAAAAGAGTCTAACCGGGAAAAAATTTCTTGTGTGTGAGTGATGAATATGTCACTTAATCACAAACCCATGACTTTTTTCGTGGAATACGATTCTATGGTTTAGTCACAAATTTCTGTGACTCAACAATCTTGTGACATTGAATACGATTATAGAAGGGTGACTAGAAGCTCTGAAGCTTTGAGGATGGAGGACTAGATGTATCTTTGAAGGATTGTTTGTTTTCAGAGATGGTTTCAGAAAGTCTTATCTACGATAAGTCATATTCTGGTCATCACAAGCCCTCGAGACAGAAGGACCAAGAGGCACTACTTCCATTCCAGAGGTAAAATTCTCATGTCAAAACCTTCCAATTTTGATGGACAATACCCTATTTTTGGCTGAGAATTTTCAGCACTGTATGGTGATGGTATTGTTGCtgaatttattagataaattgtaaaataaccattacataattttaatattattatgagGACATTTTTTACTTTAAGGGTAAGAACTGTCGTTCCGACagaaacattttttcttttattttagagttagaaagatatatattttaacatttaaaaaaactaaacaattgtaatattttagaggactttttgttatttaattaaattgcaAGGGGGTTAATGTActaactatttattttataatattaaaacatcACAAATTTCAACTTTAACACTCTTCACATTGAAGGAGTCCAGCTGAAATTGTGCCAATTTGTTCACAAAAAAGCAACAGATAAATAGGCAATTTCCATTTTACTACGCAGCCTCAACCAGCCTAGTTAAATAATCCAACTACccactttttaaatataaattaagccTGTCAACACATAAAGACTAAACTCAGTTGAAATTTTGAAGGTCTAATTCATTCATTCTACTTCTTAGtccaagaaacaagaaaaaactcCAACATTttcaagatatattttttaatcttcagCTGAATCTGTCAAAAATTGTTCCATAATACAACTTATATATTCTTTGACCTCTTAGGAAAAcacaagagaaagaagaaacatCAATTTTCATACATAACATAAGATTGTGCCTAATTTTTGTGGAAGCCGGAATAGCTAACAATTATGACATCTTAACATATGGAAGTTCTCATATAAACAATTACGAAGATATTTCTGATAAGGCTACAAGGATGCACCTAGAATAATGCTTTGTCTCTCCAGTGAAACACACAACCACGGGCTTCCATGTAACCCAGGAACGATTGATGAAGTAATGGTTTAAAGGAAGCATGGAGCTTCACTTTATTCAACCTTCGACAGGCCAATAGAGCAGCAGCCAGGCCATTTGGAGTCACACCCGCCAAATGCAATATAGCCATGTTCTGTAGGTGGTTGATGTTAGCTAGTGTTACGAGTCCAGCATCTGTTACTGAACAATACGACAAGTTTATCTGCAATAAAAGAAATGCAATGCTATAATCAATTCTTTTATCCGCTTTAATTATTGAATACACAAGATAAAGGGAAGAGCAAACCTGTTTCAAGTTTAGGGAATATAGAGCGAGTGGAAGCATTGCATTATCATTAATGTTGAAGCACTTCTTAATGTCCAGCACTGTAAGTTGCCTACATCCCATGGATATGGCTGAAAGGCCCACCGATGAGATATGAGTGCATCCCCGAATTTCAAgaacttttaaatttgaacattTAGACAATGATGTTAAAGAGGCATCGGTAATTCTGTCATTATAAGCTATATTGACCTCCTCAAGTGAAGAACAACCATGGGAAATGGCTGCTATGCCCATGTCGGTTATTCCTGTCgaactatataaaataacaactaTAAGATCATttcagaaataaataatatctggCATATGCAGTTATGGAGAAAATGTAGAAGAAAAATGCCAAAACATTCCAACAAATATTAGCCAACAGTGCAGGAAAGAGGACGAAGTATACAAACCTGTACAAGTCAAGCACCTTTAGCTTTGAACAACCTCTACCAACATATGTGAGTCCAGCATCAGTTATGTTTGAGCAAATCCCTAGTTTTAAgatcaaaatttttgaacattTTGAGATGGACTTTAAACCTGCAGAAATATTACAAATGTCATTAATAGAACGCCTAATTCCTAGAGATGAAAGGTTGTGACCAAAGAAAACCTTCATCATCGATTCCATTATCTGTGACATCCAATTCCTCTAAATAGTGGCAACGCTGTCCAATCAACGTAAAGGCTTCCTTTGAAACTGAGCTACAACACTCCATCCTCAGAGAAGTGAGTGAGGTGCAAGAATTTGTAATGTCATCAATGGAGACATATGTTATCTCACGGCAGCATGTTATGTCTAACTTCCTCAATTCTTTATGTGATCGCACAAGAAAAGAGAGCTGGTCATCAGTTAATCCTGAGCACGCTCTTAAACTCAATTCTTTGAGTGGAGCACACCAATTTCCAATAGTTGTTATCCCAGAACAAGTGAAAGAACAACCATCTAACTTAACCGACTGCAATGCAGGGAAATTTTGCAGACATTTTGAGAGATCAGCAGTGAACTGTAATATCATTAAAGATGCATAGAATGAGATCAAGAACACTTGTAATAATATGGAAATGACTATAGAAGTCTCATACTTACTGTCAAGCTGTAAGCTAAAGTAAGCTGCTGTAGGGAAGCAGCACCATTCGTCAGACAAGAAAAACCAACATGACTTATGTTTTCACATTTAGCCATATTCAGAACCTGTAAATTTCGAGAATTGAAGAATTTTGATAGCAAAAAGTGTCAATATAGTTTTATCTCAAAACAGACCTAACTAATGATTCAATTTTCTACTGTATATactttaattaacaaaaatgaaacgTAAGTATGCCTTTAGGGACTTGCAACTTTGCTCAAGTGTAGCAAGGCCGTCATCATCGATAGTGTGGCATCCCTCAAGAATCAAATCTTCAAGATATTGTAGTTGCATGACTGACCGGAGACAATGCTCTGTGATCtgcaattcaaaaaaaaaaaaaatgaactttcAAGTTTCCACTTGATCAAATGCCCACTAACTGGAAAGAgtaaaaataaggataaattaATTAGTTCCTCAGCTTGCACTAAATAAAAGCTATACTGTTGTATTATATAGATTGCTAACTATAAGAATTCTCTTTCTAGCCTATCCCATAGTTGAACTTTATGCTTCGTTTCATTATTTAAGTGTCATTGGCTTTTGTTCCAAAATGTGGCTCCCATAACCATGGCACTTCTTGAATAAAGATTTGTCAACTCTGTCATTTACCCTACCACTCTAAAGCACTGAAAAACGATATTATATGATCATGACctgaacaataaaaaattatgtctaaattcaaaaaagaaatgatgaaaGTCCCCTGATCAAATCTTAGaatgtaaaaagaaattaatgctTGAGACAGATTTTAAAGAAACTATCCAGCAAAATCTACTTTTCCAAAACTGCAATGTCACAGCAAAGAAACCAAGCCCAAGATCAGCCCATGTTAGATAAAAAGAATTAGATTAAGAAGTAAACTCtataaacaacaacaaacagTTCACATTACATATCAGAGAAAATTATGTAAAACCGAAATccaaaactcaaattcaactttaaTATTCTGCATCTCAATCCCTGTTGAAACTTGACTTGTTCACTCAGTTTAGTTAGTCTAAGATAAAATGAATCATTGTGAAATCAGATAGCGGAAAACATCAATTAGATGGATAGGATTCATGAACATAAAATTCCTCAGAGCAAAACAAATACATTTCATTGAATTAAAAggtattattaatgaaaatagaGTAATTGACCATTCAATCAAATACCAAACACTTAAAGCAATATATTTCTTAATCAGTTCATTAGCTAGATATTACTGTGAATCAAAAAGCAATTAACACTAGACAAAATGAAGCACACTCTTCTCGTTTCATTCTCTTAACTTTCCCAGGCACcaaacagaaaaacaaaaaccagaAACAGGAAAGAGAAAAGACTAAATTCTGTTACCGGTAAGTGAGAGAGATCCAAAGTCCTAATCTCTTTGCACTTCAGAGCAACCAAACCCACCCCCAAATCACCAATACGCAAGCACCATTTCAAAGAAAGTAACTTCAGCTTTCTACAACCAATGGCTACGCGTGCAATCCCCATATCAGTTATTAACTTACACCTTGCCAACCACAACCTCTCCAAATTCTTAGCTTCCGCAATTGCTACAGCCGCAACATCTCCCAC
Above is a genomic segment from Mangifera indica cultivar Alphonso chromosome 3, CATAS_Mindica_2.1, whole genome shotgun sequence containing:
- the LOC123212358 gene encoding F-box/LRR-repeat protein 3-like, which produces MPQPHNNSPFDMLPDEIIFTILDQLKTHPFANKSFSLTCKAFYFIESRHRRTLKPLCAQLLQRTSFRYPFVAQLDLSLCAQVDDNALNIVSSSSTWKYTLSSVNLSRSRLFSEVGLSSLCVNCVNLVELDLSNMSEVGDVAAVAIAEAKNLERLWLARCKLITDMGIARVAIGCRKLKLLSLKWCLRIGDLGVGLVALKCKEIRTLDLSHLPITEHCLRSVMQLQYLEDLILEGCHTIDDDGLATLEQSCKSLKVLNMAKCENISHVGFSCLTNGAASLQQLTLAYSLTFTADLSKCLQNFPALQSVKLDGCSFTCSGITTIGNWCAPLKELSLRACSGLTDDQLSFLVRSHKELRKLDITCCREITYVSIDDITNSCTSLTSLRMECCSSVSKEAFTLIGQRCHYLEELDVTDNGIDDEGLKSISKCSKILILKLGICSNITDAGLTYVGRGCSKLKVLDLYSSTGITDMGIAAISHGCSSLEEVNIAYNDRITDASLTSLSKCSNLKVLEIRGCTHISSVGLSAISMGCRQLTVLDIKKCFNINDNAMLPLALYSLNLKQINLSYCSVTDAGLVTLANINHLQNMAILHLAGVTPNGLAAALLACRRLNKVKLHASFKPLLHQSFLGYMEARGCVFHWRDKALF
- the LOC123210570 gene encoding probable WRKY transcription factor 26, which encodes MASASGSLDTIANSSNFTLSEHPFMSTTYFTDLLASPKSPDHDNYDELSCTGGLSDRNGSGVPKFKSIQPPSLPISPPSIFSPSSFFSIPAGVSLAELLDSPVLSNTANVLPSPTTGSFPSQAFNWKTNSGNNQQGVKQEDKNFPDFSFQTQSFKPNSTMFQSSAITVTTAPPPKQQRSYHDPEIGSLQTNSNQSNNGFQSEYGNYRQQRESRKSDDGYNWRKYGQKQVKGSENPRSYYKCTYPNCPTKKKVERSLDGQIIETVYRGGHNHPKPQSTRRSSSSSFSSNAVQPPGDAPDPSFATHGSGKMDSSATPENSSITVGDEDFDRGSQKSKPEGDEFEEYELEAKRCKTEIENEGISAPGSRTVREPRCVVQTTSDIDILDDGYRWRKYGQKVVKGNPNPRNYYKCTHPGCPVRKHVERASHDLRAVITAYVGKHNHDVPAARSSSRRPSLPDNGNKIAAMPIRVQAANHHSNNSINNPLSNLRQPSSEVQPHFTLEMLQAPGGFGFSRFGNSVNETQASDNLMSRAKDEPGDDIFFESLLY